One genomic region from Uloborus diversus isolate 005 chromosome 2, Udiv.v.3.1, whole genome shotgun sequence encodes:
- the LOC129217387 gene encoding zinc finger protein 92-like, whose product MDEQMSYEMLHERPHGCKICGKRFKKGNQLRQHLIIHKPADKRPFKCYICERTFNRSHHLKLHVLAHTKQSPFRCEICGQGCNQMSNLRRHLQTHEAERDHACQYCGKTYVGKTTLEKHLLKHTQKNVFPCDFCDKIFHKAANLEKHALIHSSDRSFECHLCNKGFAREASLKQHLVSHSDDESHVCDVCGRRFKRLGNFENHLIVHTGYTPHTCDICGKKFLQIGSYRRHLRTHSDSYKETNPINSDTHVDPIYLLHDNDEIDDEDSNDLLDTEVSVGEYSGSDSLAYDGVEAETLMVGEPDADGNLTVIGSAYSMEDIQNLGHDGKEYYLIEVKDCSLDATNNETEATV is encoded by the coding sequence ATGGATGAACAGATGTCTTATGAGATGTTGCACGAACGACCACATGGATGTAAAATATGTGGAAAAAGGTTTAAGAAAGGAAATCAGTTGAGACAACACCTTATCATCCATAAGCCTGCTGACAAACGTCCATTTAAATGTTATATTTGTGAACGTACATTCAATCGTTCTCATCATCTAAAGCTTCATGTTTTAGCTCATACTAAGCAAAGTCCGTTTCGGTGCGAGATTTGTGGGCAGGGGTGCAATCAAATGAGCAATTTGAGACGTCACTTGCAAACACACGAAGCAGAAAGGGACCATGCCTGCCAATATTGTGGTAAAACCTATGTTGGAAAAACTACACTTGAAAAGCACCTTTTGAAGCATactcaaaaaaatgtgtttcccTGTGACTTTTGtgataaaatatttcacaaagcggcaaatttagaaaaacatGCATTAATTCATTCTTCTGATAGATCGTTTGAGTGTCATTTATGTAATAAAGGCTTTGCTAGGGAGGCTAGCTTAAAACAACATTTAGTTTCTCATAGTGATGATGAATCTCATGTTTGTGATGTGTGTGGACGTCGGTTTAAGCGCTTGGGAAATTTCGAAAATCATTTAATTGTTCACACTGGATACACGCCTCATACTTGTGATATATGTggcaaaaaatttctgcagatcGGTAGCTACCGTCGTCATTTACGTACACATTCTGATTCGTACAAAGAGACCAATCCAATCAATTCTGACACACATGTTGATCCTATATACTTGTTGCATGATAACGACGAAATAGATGATGAAGACAGTAATGACTTGTTAGATACTGAAGTTTCAGTTGGTGAATATAGCGGCAGTGACAGTTTAGCATATGATGGTGTAGAAGCTGAAACTTTGATGGTTGGTGAACCTGATGCGGATGGAAATCTTACTGTCATAGGATCGGCATACTCTATGGAAGATATTCAAAATTTGGGACATGATGGCAAAGAGTATTATTTGATTGAAGTGAAGGACTGTTCTCTGGATGCTACAAATAATGAAACTGAGGCCActgtttga